Part of the Kineococcus aurantiacus genome, GGCCTTGTACTGCGCGTGGCGCAGGCGGTAGTCGGCCAGGGTGCGGGTCTCCGGGCCCATGTGGTCGCGCACGTTGTTGCCCGAGGGGGAGACGTAGTCGTTGGCCTCGTACTCGTAGACGTAGTCGCCCAGGAAGAGCACCACGTCCGGTTCCTCCTCGGCCAGCCGGCGGTAGGCGGTGAACCACCCGTGCTCGTACTGGGCGCAGGAGGCGAAGGCCATCGTCAGCGGCCGGCCGTAGGAGGTCGCGGCCGGGGCGGTGCGGGTCACCCCGACGGGGGAGATCTCCCCACCGGCTCCGGCGAGGCGGAAGCGGTAGAAGAACTCCCGGCCCGCGGGCAGGCCGGTCAGTTCCACGTGCACGCTGTGCCCCAGCTGCGAGACCGCGTAGGTCCGGCCGCTGCGCACGACGCGGCGGAAACCCTCGTCCTGGGCCAGTTCCCACTCCACCGGGACGTCGCGGTCCGGCATCCCCCCGCGACCGTCGACCGCGTAGGGCGAGGGGGCCAGCCGGGTCCACAGCACGACGCCGTCGGCGGTGGGCTCCCCGGAGGCGACCCCGAGGGTGAAGGGGTTCCCCAGCCGTGAGGTGGCCGACGTGAGCCGGGCCTCGGCTGCGGGTCGCTGGGCTGCGCCCGCCACGGCCGGCCAGCCGGCGGCGGTGAGCAGCCCGGCGCCGGCGGCGCCGCCGAGCAGGAGGCGGCGGCGCAGGTCGGGCGTGGTCGGGGTGCGGGGGTCGGCGGGGTGCTGCGGGGAGGTGGGCGAGGTCACGGGGACTCCTGGTGAGGGGGGGCCGGTCGCCGGGCTGCGGTGCGCGACGGGACAAGCAGGACGTTGCCCCGGGACTGCGACGGCCCGGGCCCCGCTGTGCGAAGTCCGTGTGAACGCTGGGTGCACGAACGGGCGCGTGAGGTTCGTTCAGCAGCGCCGACGGCGATCCCCGCTGCGGGGAGGAACGACGCTCGGTGACTGACCTAGCACTCTCAGGCACGAACACGGCTCCGCTCCCGGGTCCGATCCACGCAACACGCGTAAACGTTGTGTTTCACGGCCCGAGTCCGGCGGCGCAGCCACGGATCCGGTCTAGCGTGTCGGGATGGGTGCGGAGATGACGCTGGGAGCCGAAGAGGAACTGCACCTGATCGACCTGGAGAGCAGGCAACTGTCAGCCCGCGCTCCCCAGGTGCTGTCCAGGTTGGACAAGACCTCCTACTCCGCCGAGCTGCAGCGCACGACGGTCGAGACGAACACCGACGTCGTCTCGTCCCTGGCCGGGTTGCGCGAGGAACTGCTGCGCCTGCGCAAGGGACTCGTGGAGGCCGCCGCCCGCGACGGTCTGGGCGTCGCGGCCGTCGGCACCGCACCGCGCTCGACGTTCACCGACTTCGAGCTCACCGCGACCGGCCGCTACGGGCGCATGCACGAGCAGTACCGGCTGCTGGTCGACGAGCAGCTCATCTGCGGCACCCAGATCCACGTCGGCGTCGCCGACCGCGACCTCGCCGTGGAGATCATGCAGCGCATCGCCCCGACGCTGCCGGTGCTGCTGGCCCTGTCGGCCAGCTCGCCGTTCTGGAACGGCCAGGACACCGGCTACGCCAGCATCCGCACCACCATCTGGCAGCGCTGGCCCAGCGCCGGCAGCACCGGCCCCCTGGAGTCGGCGGCTCAGTACGACCGGCTGCTCGACGACCTCATCGCCTCCGGGGTCATCGCCGACAGGAAGATGGCCTACTTCGACGTCCGGCCCAGCTCCCACGCCCCGACCCTGGAGCTGCGGGTGTGCGACGCCTGCCCGCTCGTCGACGACGCCGTGCTCATCGCGGGGCTGTTCCGGGCGGCGGCGCGCGCCGCCGAGCTCGACGTGCTGGCCGGGCGCCCGCGCCCGCAGGTGCCCACGCCGCTGTACCGCGCCGGGATCTGGCAGGCGGCGCGCGGTGGCCTGTCGGGCGACCTCCTCGACGCGGCCGGTGGTGCCCCGCGCCCCGTGCCCGCGCCCCAGGCCGTCCGCGCGCTGCTGGACAGCGTCCGCCCGCAGCTGGAGGAGTTCGGCGACTGGGAGGACGTCTCCGAGCTGGCCGAGGCGGCCCTGGCCCGCGGGAACTCCGCCGACCGCCAGCGCGCGGCCTTCGTCGCCCGCGGCGAGCTCGACGACGTCGTGCGCCTGGTGGTGGAGGAGACCCACGGTTCCGCGGCCGGGGAGGCGCCCGGCACCGCCGCCCTGCGCCGGTACCGGACCCGCGCCGGCGACGAGGCGGTGGGGCTGAACGCCCAGCCGCGCGCGGCCTACCGCGACGTCATCGAGCACGTCCGGCAGCTGGGCCCCGAGGGGGTGGCGGCCGCCGAGGCCGACCGGGACGCCTGGGCCCGCGAGCGGCACCTGGCCTACGTCGTCAACGAGCCCGGCGGGTCGTCCGAGAAGCCCTTCCACGTCGACCTCGTCCCGCGGGTCGTGCTGCCCCACGAGTGGGAGCAGCTGCGCGCCGGGCTCGTCCAGCGCGCCCGGGCCATCGAGTTCTTCCTGCGCGACGTCTACGGTGCCCAGCGGATCCTGCAGGACGGGGTCCTGCCCCGGGAGGCGGTCGTCGGTGCCCCCGGGTGGCAGGAGCGGGCGACGCGGCTGCCCGCCGGTGCCGTCCGGGCCCCCGTCATGGGTTTCGACCTGGTGCGCAACGAGTACGGCCGCTGGCGGGTCCTGGAGGACAACGTCCGCAACCCCAGCGGCGTCGCCTTCGGCATCGCGGCCCGCGCGCTGATGGACGCCGTCGTGCCCGACATGCCCCGGCCCGCGGAGCTGCTCGACCCGGCCACCGCGTTCGAGCGCCTGCGCTCCACGCTGCTGTCCCGTTCCCGCCCCGGGATGCGCCCGGTGCTGCTGTCCAGCGGTCCGGCCAGCGCCGCCTGGTTCGAGCACCGCCGGCTGGCCGACGGGGCGGGTCTGCTGCTGGCCGGGGCCGACGACCTCGACGTCGTGCGGGGCCGGGTCCTGCACCGGGCGACGGGGGACCCCGTCGGTGTCCTGTACCTGCGCCTGGACGTCGAGCTCCTCGACCTGCGCGACGGCTCCGGCCGGCCGATCGGGCAGGAGGTCTTCGACGTCGCCGCCGCCGGAGGGGTCGTGCTGGCCAACGCGCCGGGCAACGGCATCGCCGACGACAAGGCGATGTACCGCTCGGTGCCGGAGTTCATCACCTACTACCTGCGCGAGCGGCCGCTGCTGGAGTCGGTCCCGACCTACCGGCTCAGCGACGAGGGCGAACGGCGCGCGGTGCTCGAACGGGTCGGGGAGCTGGTGACCAAGCCGGTGGACGGCTACGGCGGGGCGGGGGTGCTCATCGGCCCCTACGCCACCGCCGCCGAGGTCGCGGCCCGGCGGCAGGAGATCGCGTCCGCCCCCGCGAACTGGGTGGCCCAGGAGGTGGTGCGCCTGTCCTCGGTCCCCAGCTGGGACGCGCAGGCCGGGACGTTGCAGCCCCGGCGCGTCGACCTGCGCGCGTTCGTCTACGTCACCGGCACGGGGGAGGGCGAGTGCCACCTGGCCGACGTCGCCCTCACGCGGGTGGCCCCCGAGGGCAGCCTGGTCGTCAACTCCTCCCGCGGTGGCGGCGCCAAGGACACCTGGGTCCTGGCCCCGAAGGGGGAGGACCGTCCCCGGACGTGAGGGGCCGCGACCCGCTGCGCCCACCGGCCCCGGAGGCCGCCCCCGCGGGGTGACGGGCGCGGGTGCGGCAGCATGAGGGCATGAGCGGCGAGACCCCCGACCTTCCCCTGGACGCGGCCCTGGCCCTGGCCGACGACCTCGTGGAGGCGTGGGGGAGCTGGCGACCGACCATGACCCCCGACGCGCGCCGGGTCGCCTTCGTCTCCGACCGCTCCGGCGTGCCGCAGCTGTGGGTCCAGGACGTGGTCCTGGACGGCCCGGCCCCCCAGGCCCGGCGGCTGCACCTGTCCGACGACCCCGTCGTGTCGGTGTCCTGGGCCGCGGACAGCCGCTGGCTGGCGTGCTCGGTCGCCGCCGGCGGCGGGGTGCGCACGGAGGTCTGGGTCGTGCGCCCGGACGGCTCGGACGCGCGCCGCATCGCCGGTGACGCCCACGAGCACGCCGAGCTCGGGCCCTGGACCCGCAGCGGGCACCGCGTCGTCGTGACGTTCCCCGCCTCCGGCGGCCGGCCGGCCCGCTCCTTCCTCGGGGACCCGGCGACGGGACGGCTCGACCCGCTGGCCGAGGGCGAGCTCATCCACGTCCTCGACGTCTCGCAGGAGGAGCGCTTCCTCGTCATCGTCGACGGTGAGCGCGGGCAGCAGTTCGCCGTCGTCGTCGACCGCCTCATCGACGAGCACCAGCTGCTGCTGCCCCACGGGGCCACCGGTTCCACCGACGTGGCCCTGCTGCGCCCGGCGCCGGCCGGTGACACCGGCCCCGTGTACGTCTACCTCGCCTCCGACGTCGGCCTGCCCCGGCGCCAGCTCATCGGCCTGCCGTTCGGCCCCAACGGGTACCGCGGGGAGGCGCAGACGCTGGCCGCGCGCGACGACGCCGAGCTGGAGTTCGTCGACGGCGACGACGCCGGCAGCCTGCTCCTGCTGGTCTGGAACGTCGCCGGCGCCAGCGAGCTGGAGCTGTTCGACACCACGACCCGCCGGCGCACCCGGCTGCACGGCCTGCCGGGCCTGGTGGCGACCGACCCCGTGCTGTCCCGCGACGGGCGCAGCGTGGTCTTGGGCGTCGAGGGACCGACGCGCCCGCGGGAGCTGTGGCACCTGGACACCGCGACGGGGACGTGGACGCAGATCACCCACGCCCCCGAACTGCCCGACCGCGACCTCGTCGTGCCGACGCTGCAGACCTACCGCGCCCACGACGGGCTGCCCCTCACGGGCTGGCTGTACCCGGCGGCGGAGGTGCCCGGAGGTGGCGGCGCCGCGGCGCTGTGGCTGCACGGCGGTCCCGAGGCGCAGGAACGCCCCACGTTCAACCCCATGGTGCAGGCCCTCGTCGCGGCCGGGACCACGGTGTTCGCCCCGAACGTCCGCGGGTCGTCGGGCTTCGGGCGGGAGTTCGTGCACGCCGACGACCGGGAGAAGCGCTACGACGCGTTCGCCGACGTGCTCTCCAGCGCGCAGCACCTGGTGGCGCAGGGTCTGGCCGACCCCGCGCGGATCGCGGTGACGGGCCGCTCCTACGGCGGGTACCTCACCCTGGCCGCCCTGGCGTTCTCCCCGGGCGTCTTCGCCGCCGGCGTCGACATCTGCGGGATGAGCGACCTCACGACGTTCTACCGCGACACCGAGCCGTGGATCGGCGCCGCCGCGGTCAGCAAGTACGGCCACCCCGAGCACGACCGGACGCTGCTGGAGGAGATCTCCCCGCTGCGCCGGGCCGACGCCATCGACGTCCCGCTGCTCGTCGTGCACGGTGAGCTGGACACCAACGTCCCGCTCGGGGAGGCCCGTCAGATCGTCGCGGCGCTGCGCGGCCTGGACCGCGACGTCGACTACCTGGAACTGCCCCAGGAGGGTCACGACTACCGGCGGGTCGGCTCGCGCCGTGAGCTGTCCCGCCGCGTCGTCGCTTTCCTGGACGCGCACCTGGCCGCCCCGGCGCTCGCCGTCAGCGGCCCGCGATGACGTCGACCTCGACGAGCGCCCCCACGGCCAGGCCGGTGACGCCGACGGTGGTGCGGGCCGGCAGCGGCCCGGTGAACCACGTCCGGTAGGCGTCGTTGAAGGCGTCGAAGTCCTCGTCGAAGCGCCGCAGGTACACGCGGACGTGCAGCGCGTCGTCGAAGGTCAGCCCGAACTGCGCGAGGACGGCGGCGAGGTTGGCGCGGACCTGCTCGGCCTGCTCGGGCAGGCCCCCGGCCACGAGCCCGCCCGTGGCCGGGTCGGTGGGCATCTGCCCGGTCACGAACACCAGGTCGCCCAGGCGGGTGGCGTGCGCGAAGGGGCCGACCTGCGGGGGGACGCCCTCGGCGGCGGTGAAGGTGAAGGTCTCCTTGCGGCTCACGGGAGTCGTCATGGTGGGCATCGTGCCCGGTGCCCGCGCCGGGCGCCGCACCGCCAGGGCCGTCGCCGGCGGCCGCGGGACCGGAACCCCAGGAGTTACACCGGGGAAACACGCCTGAAACCCGGCTCGGTATACCGTCCTGCTCGTGCCCACACAGTTCCGCCTCGTCGGCGTCCTCCACCTGCCGCCCCTGCCGGGCGCGGTGAACTACGGCGGTACGCCCGTGCGGGAGATCGCCCGCCGGGCCGCCGAGGATGCCGTTGCCCTGCAACGAGCTGGGTTCACCCACGTGATGGTGCAGGACGCCAGCGACATGCCGCAGGCGGTCCGGGTGTCCGCCCCGACCGTCGCGGCGCTGTCGGTGATCGGCGCCGCGGTCACGAACTCGGTATACCTGCCGGTGGGTGTGGTGGTGGGCCACAACGACGGACCCAGCGCGGTCGCCATCGCCCACGCGATCGGGGCGCAGTTCGTGCGCGTCAAGGTCCTCACCGGTGTCTCGGTCGGCCCCACCGGGTGGATCGAGGGGTGCGCGCACGACGTCGCGGCCGTCAAGCGCCTCCTCGGCGCCGACGTCGAGGTGTGGGCGGACGTCCACGAGGCCACCAGCCTGGCCCTGGCCTCCACACCGGAGTGGGCCGCCCGCGAGGCCCGCGACTTCGGCCGGGCCGACGTGCTCGTCGTCACCCGCGACAGCGGGGTGCCCGACGCGCTCACCACCATCGCCACCCTGCGGCGGACCGTGCCGGGCGTGCCGTTCGTCGTCGGCGGCCGCGTCTCCCTCGACACCGTCGACGCCGCGGTCGCCGGGTCCGACGGCGCGATCCTCGGCAGCGCGATCAAGCGTTCCAGCGCCCCCGACGCCCGCGTCGACCCCGACGTCGCCGCCCGGTTCGGCGCCGCGCTGAGGGCCGGCGCCGCGCTGAGCACCCCCGACGTCCACCGAACCCGCACCCCGGAGCCCCCCGTGACCCGCACCAGCACCCCGGCCAGCCCGTTCCTCGGCCCCGGCAGCCCCCTCGACGCCCGCCAGCAGGAGGTCGTGCAGCGGGTCTCCGACGCGGAGCACGCCTCGATCGTGGCGCTGCCCAGCGACCACCCCCTCGATCCCAAGCGCCGCGCCCGGGACGAGGCCACCCACCCCGAGCTGCTCGCCCAGCCCGACCGCATCCGCGAGACCCTCGCCGTCAACGACGCGGCCCTGGACGAGCTGGCCGACCTCGTCGCCGCCACCGACCTGGACCGGGTGTTCGTGACCGGGGCGGGGGACTCCCTCGCCGTCGCGATCGCCGCCCGCCAGGTGCTGGAGGCCATGCTCGGGGTCCCGTGCGAACCCGCGCAGAGCCTGGACCTCGCCTACTACCTCGCCCCCCTGGTCACCGAGCGCACCCTCGTCATCGCCCTGTCCAGTTCCGGGGAGACGACCCGGACGGTCGAGGCGGCCCTGGTGGCCCAGCACGCCGGTGCGCTCACGGTCGCCGTCACCAACACCCCCGGCTCCACCCTGGCCGCCGAGTGCCGGCGGACCCTCCTCCTGCGCGCCACCCGGGTGGGCTGGCCCACCCAGTCCTCGACGACGGCGCTGGCCCTGCTCGTGGACCTCGCCGTCCGCGTCGGGCGGCGCACCGGACGTCCCGGGGCCGCGGAGCTGGCCGCCGAACTCGCCCGCCTGCCCGACCTCATGGAACGCGTCCTCCGCGAGGTCGAGGCACCGCTCGCAGCGATCGCCGAACGGGAGCAGGGCAGCGGCCCGTTCCTGTTCTCCGCCGCCGGCCCGACCTGGGGTTCGGCCGTCATCGGCGCGGCCAAGGTCAAGGAGTGCACCCCCGACCACGCCGAGGCGATCCAGGTCGAGGAGTTCCACCACTACAACTCCCTCAAGGCCGGCGAACCGATCTGGGTCCTCGCCCCGGCCGGGCCCTCCGTCCCCCGCGCCGTGCACACCGCGAGCGAGGCCAAGCGCTTCGGCGGCCGGGTCTACGCGGTGACCACCGAGGGCGTCGACGCCTTCGACGGGATCGCCGACGAGGTCGTCACCCTGCCGCGCGTCTCGGAACCGCTGAGCCCGCTGCTGACCGTGCTGCCCGCCCAGCTCACCGGCTACCTGCTGGCCATGGCCCAGTTCCGCACCGCCGAGGCGCAGGAGAACGCCGGTGGCTGAGACGTCGCTGCTCTGCGTCGGGAACCTCACGATCGACGACGTCGTCGTGGACGGGCGCACGACGACCGCGCTCGGCGGTGACGCCCTCTACGCCGCGCTGGCGGCCCGGCGCACCCTGACCGGCGTGCGGATGCTCGCCCCCGTCGGGAACGACCTGCCCGCGACCCTGCTGGACACCGTCCGCGACCTCGGCATCGCCGTGGAGACCGGCCGCCCGCGCGACGTCCCCACCGTCCGCAACCGCGTCGAGTACGCCCCCGACGGCTCGCGGACCTGGCACCTGCTGCACGGCGAGGAGGAGTTCGACGCCCTGTCGGCCTACCCCGAGGACGTCCCGGCGGACGTCAGCGCCCTGGACGGCGTCCTCGTCTCGGCGATGAGCCTGCGCGCCCAGCTCACCCTGGGACCGTGGCTGCGCACCGCCACCGACGCGACGGTCTACCTCGACCTGCAGGAGGACTACCTCGCCGGTCACGAGGCGGAACTGCTCGCCCTGCTCAGCACGTGCGACGTGTTCCTGCCCAGCGAGGTCGAGGCCGTCGCGCTCGCCGGCACCACCGACCTGGGACGCGCCGCCTCGCTGTTCCTGGACGCCGGCCCGGACGTCGTGGTCGTCAAGACCGCCGAGCGCGGGTGCGTCGTCGCCACCGCCGGACGCACCGAGCACGTCAGCACCGAGGCCGTCGTGCCCGTCGACTCCACCGGTGCCGGTGACGCGTTCTGCGGGGCCTTCGCCGCCGCCCACGTCGCGGGCGCGGACCCCGTGGAGGCCGCGCGCGCCGGGGCCGGCGCGGCCCGGGTCGCCATCGGCGGCTACGGCGTGGCCGGGCTGCTGGCCGACCTCGGCGTGGTGGGGAGCCTGCTGTGACGCACGTGCGGGTCCTGAACCCCAACACCAGCGCCGCGATGACGGACGCCGTGCTCGCCGCGGCCCGGGCCGTGGCCCGCCCGGGCACCACGGTGACCGCCTCGCGCTCCCGCCGCGCCCCCGCGAGCGTGGAGACCCACGTCGACGAGGTCTTCGGCGCCGCCGGGGTCCTCGAGCAGGTCGAGCGGGGTGAGCGCGACGGCGTCGACGGCTACGTCGTCGCGTGCTTCGGCGACACCGGTCTGCCCGCGGCGCGGGAACTGGCCCGCGGGCCCGTCGTGGGCATGACCGAGGCCGCCCTGCAGGCCGCCTCCCTGCTGGCGCACCGGTTCAGCGTCATCACCATGCCCCCGCGCACGATCGCGATGACCGACCGCGTCGTGCGGGAGCTGGGCCTGACCCACCGGTGCACCGTCCGGGCCGTCGACGTCTCGGT contains:
- a CDS encoding PfkB family carbohydrate kinase; protein product: MAETSLLCVGNLTIDDVVVDGRTTTALGGDALYAALAARRTLTGVRMLAPVGNDLPATLLDTVRDLGIAVETGRPRDVPTVRNRVEYAPDGSRTWHLLHGEEEFDALSAYPEDVPADVSALDGVLVSAMSLRAQLTLGPWLRTATDATVYLDLQEDYLAGHEAELLALLSTCDVFLPSEVEAVALAGTTDLGRAASLFLDAGPDVVVVKTAERGCVVATAGRTEHVSTEAVVPVDSTGAGDAFCGAFAAAHVAGADPVEAARAGAGAARVAIGGYGVAGLLADLGVVGSLL
- a CDS encoding S9 family peptidase, translated to MSGETPDLPLDAALALADDLVEAWGSWRPTMTPDARRVAFVSDRSGVPQLWVQDVVLDGPAPQARRLHLSDDPVVSVSWAADSRWLACSVAAGGGVRTEVWVVRPDGSDARRIAGDAHEHAELGPWTRSGHRVVVTFPASGGRPARSFLGDPATGRLDPLAEGELIHVLDVSQEERFLVIVDGERGQQFAVVVDRLIDEHQLLLPHGATGSTDVALLRPAPAGDTGPVYVYLASDVGLPRRQLIGLPFGPNGYRGEAQTLAARDDAELEFVDGDDAGSLLLLVWNVAGASELELFDTTTRRRTRLHGLPGLVATDPVLSRDGRSVVLGVEGPTRPRELWHLDTATGTWTQITHAPELPDRDLVVPTLQTYRAHDGLPLTGWLYPAAEVPGGGGAAALWLHGGPEAQERPTFNPMVQALVAAGTTVFAPNVRGSSGFGREFVHADDREKRYDAFADVLSSAQHLVAQGLADPARIAVTGRSYGGYLTLAALAFSPGVFAAGVDICGMSDLTTFYRDTEPWIGAAAVSKYGHPEHDRTLLEEISPLRRADAIDVPLLVVHGELDTNVPLGEARQIVAALRGLDRDVDYLELPQEGHDYRRVGSRRELSRRVVAFLDAHLAAPALAVSGPR
- a CDS encoding carboxylate--amine ligase/circularly permuted type 2 ATP-grasp protein; the encoded protein is MGAEMTLGAEEELHLIDLESRQLSARAPQVLSRLDKTSYSAELQRTTVETNTDVVSSLAGLREELLRLRKGLVEAAARDGLGVAAVGTAPRSTFTDFELTATGRYGRMHEQYRLLVDEQLICGTQIHVGVADRDLAVEIMQRIAPTLPVLLALSASSPFWNGQDTGYASIRTTIWQRWPSAGSTGPLESAAQYDRLLDDLIASGVIADRKMAYFDVRPSSHAPTLELRVCDACPLVDDAVLIAGLFRAAARAAELDVLAGRPRPQVPTPLYRAGIWQAARGGLSGDLLDAAGGAPRPVPAPQAVRALLDSVRPQLEEFGDWEDVSELAEAALARGNSADRQRAAFVARGELDDVVRLVVEETHGSAAGEAPGTAALRRYRTRAGDEAVGLNAQPRAAYRDVIEHVRQLGPEGVAAAEADRDAWARERHLAYVVNEPGGSSEKPFHVDLVPRVVLPHEWEQLRAGLVQRARAIEFFLRDVYGAQRILQDGVLPREAVVGAPGWQERATRLPAGAVRAPVMGFDLVRNEYGRWRVLEDNVRNPSGVAFGIAARALMDAVVPDMPRPAELLDPATAFERLRSTLLSRSRPGMRPVLLSSGPASAAWFEHRRLADGAGLLLAGADDLDVVRGRVLHRATGDPVGVLYLRLDVELLDLRDGSGRPIGQEVFDVAAAGGVVLANAPGNGIADDKAMYRSVPEFITYYLRERPLLESVPTYRLSDEGERRAVLERVGELVTKPVDGYGGAGVLIGPYATAAEVAARRQEIASAPANWVAQEVVRLSSVPSWDAQAGTLQPRRVDLRAFVYVTGTGEGECHLADVALTRVAPEGSLVVNSSRGGGAKDTWVLAPKGEDRPRT
- a CDS encoding BtpA/SgcQ family protein, which codes for MPTQFRLVGVLHLPPLPGAVNYGGTPVREIARRAAEDAVALQRAGFTHVMVQDASDMPQAVRVSAPTVAALSVIGAAVTNSVYLPVGVVVGHNDGPSAVAIAHAIGAQFVRVKVLTGVSVGPTGWIEGCAHDVAAVKRLLGADVEVWADVHEATSLALASTPEWAAREARDFGRADVLVVTRDSGVPDALTTIATLRRTVPGVPFVVGGRVSLDTVDAAVAGSDGAILGSAIKRSSAPDARVDPDVAARFGAALRAGAALSTPDVHRTRTPEPPVTRTSTPASPFLGPGSPLDARQQEVVQRVSDAEHASIVALPSDHPLDPKRRARDEATHPELLAQPDRIRETLAVNDAALDELADLVAATDLDRVFVTGAGDSLAVAIAARQVLEAMLGVPCEPAQSLDLAYYLAPLVTERTLVIALSSSGETTRTVEAALVAQHAGALTVAVTNTPGSTLAAECRRTLLLRATRVGWPTQSSTTALALLVDLAVRVGRRTGRPGAAELAAELARLPDLMERVLREVEAPLAAIAEREQGSGPFLFSAAGPTWGSAVIGAAKVKECTPDHAEAIQVEEFHHYNSLKAGEPIWVLAPAGPSVPRAVHTASEAKRFGGRVYAVTTEGVDAFDGIADEVVTLPRVSEPLSPLLTVLPAQLTGYLLAMAQFRTAEAQENAGG
- a CDS encoding RidA family protein; translation: MTTPVSRKETFTFTAAEGVPPQVGPFAHATRLGDLVFVTGQMPTDPATGGLVAGGLPEQAEQVRANLAAVLAQFGLTFDDALHVRVYLRRFDEDFDAFNDAYRTWFTGPLPARTTVGVTGLAVGALVEVDVIAGR
- a CDS encoding aspartate/glutamate racemase family protein, which encodes MTHVRVLNPNTSAAMTDAVLAAARAVARPGTTVTASRSRRAPASVETHVDEVFGAAGVLEQVERGERDGVDGYVVACFGDTGLPAARELARGPVVGMTEAALQAASLLAHRFSVITMPPRTIAMTDRVVRELGLTHRCTVRAVDVSVAEIETGAGPAFDAFAREARRTLDADGAEAVVLGCAGLTDLVAGLRDALGVPVVDGVAAATTALEGLLAQGLATSRSNTWAEPAGSPTTGEVWG